In Pararge aegeria chromosome 5, ilParAegt1.1, whole genome shotgun sequence, one DNA window encodes the following:
- the LOC120624043 gene encoding helicase POLQ-like isoform X1 gives MNSCKENMHDSQSTPKRRSRENLGLGKVSRASKLPKLKVRDAYLVNSTPISSCETFSMVEKCESPCLPCNQVEYKMCDSTSNSSICSDIPGSPGVLESGFLNNLENWESFVGSKHNNSGNTKVEIEDNSINMDDIFHSKLEQDLIKNHLDRTLLTSRCEKVFRDEIEESFDMINQSICHINNENRSSLFETKDSFLLDIRESGIEAMQKVANTNDLLKPQLNQEFLKPNTFYGLPNIVKGLFKTYRNIEKFYDWQEECLNLDAIRERRNLIYALPTSGGKTLVAEVLMLREVLNRKQNALFILPFVAIVQEKIWSLAPFALQLDFLVEEYAAGKGHIPPKKRRKKNSIYIATIEKGLALIRSLVELGRLNELGLIVVDELHLIGEAGRGSTLETLLTTVIFANQGIQIVGMSATIGNLPDIARFLNADVYEKQFRPVELTEYVKLGDMLHRIVWDGGAMEIFPERQLAFDYSAAGATLDPDYLGGLVSEVVPQASCLVFCPTKRNCENVAALLCKLQRREMSSHRAAERAALQEALRAEGAAAGLLACVRVGVAFHHAGLAADERAVLEHAFRSGVISVVCCTSTLAAGVNLPARRVIVRAPRVGRELLSLGAYKQMVGRAGRAGVCEAGESIIICGAGDWPALRRALGAGLAGARSRLRPAAGSLLLSAVALGLAAARHQLRALLGASLLAVAPADSGLDLDEVFDETIHALLKSGALEVVDKGSDDGNFCVSVSKLGRAAIKGCMELDVAKQLLLELDVAARSLVVMGSLHLLHLVTPRDSGVRPDYRHYYALYCDLDEEGIQTAKILGITEMNAVRMMTGKPITNVPESVLSRFYIAMMLRDLWRQVPVPKVAEKFGLPRGTVQAQLAAAGGFAASAQRLCEELEPLWPFRLLLGELARRLRHCAAPDLEPLMELPAVKRARALQLVRAGYKRIEDIAKASVDELANNVAHLSRSAADHLISAARVMLIEKVENLRAEAEDVMEELKL, from the exons ATGAATTCCTGCAAAGAAAATATGCACGACAGTCAGTCAACACCGAAACGTCGTAGTCGTGAAAATCTTGGTTTAGGAAAAGTTTCAAGAGCATCCAAACTTCCAAAACTGAAAGTTAGAGATGCTTACCTTGTGAATAGTACGCCAATAAGTTCCTGTGAAACTTTTTCGATGGTAGAAAAATGTGAATCGCCATGTTTACCGTGCAACCAAGTCGAGTATAAAATGTGCGATTCCACGAGCAACAGTTCCATATGCAGCGACATACCGGGTTCGCCAGGCGTCTTGGAGTCCGGCTTTCTTAATAATCTTGAGAACTGGGAATCATTTGTAGGCAGTAAGCATAACAATAGTGGTAACACAAAGGTCGAAATCGAAGACAACTCAATAAATATGGACGACATATTCCATTCGAAATTAGAACAAGATTTAATCAAAAATCATTTAGATAGAACATTATTAACTTCTAGATGTGAAAAAGTATTTAGAGATGAAATTGAAGAGAGCTTTGATATGATAAATCAATCAATATGTCATATAAATAACGAGAATAGAAGTTCTTTATTTGAGACAAAAGATTCATTTTTGCTTGATATAAGGGAAAGTGGTATTGAAGCTATGCAAAAAGTCGCAAATACAAATGATTTGCTGAAACCACAGTTAAATCAAGAATTCTTAAAACCAAATACTTTTTATGGGCTTCCAAATATAGTGAAAGGATTGTTTAAAACTTATAGGAATATTGAAAAGTTTTATG ACTGGCAGGAGGAGTGCCTTAATTTAGATGCAATAAGAGAGAGACGCAACCTCATCTATGCTCTGCCTACGAGTGGAGGCAAGACCTTGGTGGCAGAAGTGCTCATGTTACGAGAGGTGCTCAACAGGAAGCAAAATGCACTGTTCATTTTACCATTTGTTGCTATTGTACAAGAAAAA ATATGGTCATTAGCACCATTTGCTCTGCAACTAGATTTCCTGGTAGAGGAGTATGCAGCAGGCAAAGGACACATACCTCCAAAGAAGAGGCGCAAAAAGAACAGCATTTATATTGCTACCATTGAGAAAGGTCTAGCCTTGATCAGGAGTCTGGTTGAGCTGGGTAGATTGAATGAACTAGGACTGATTGTG gtAGATGAGCTACATCTAATAGGGGAGGCTGGGCGAGGCAGCACACTTGAAACATTACTGACCACTGTCATATTCGCTAATC AGGGCATACAAATAGTAGGCATGAGCGCCACAATAGGCAACCTCCCCGACATCGCGCGGTTCCTGAACGCCGACGTGTACGAGAAGCAGTTCCGGCCGGTGGAGCTGACCGAGTACGTCAAGCTCGGTGACATGCTGCATCGCATCGTGTGGGACGGCGGGGCCATGGAGATATTTCCTGAAAGGCAGCTGGCTTTTGAC TACTCAGCAGCGGGCGCCACCCTAGACCCGGACTATCTGGGCGGCCTTGTGTCGGAGGTGGTACCACAAGCGTCCTGCCTCGTGTTCTGCCCGACCAAACGTAACTGTGAAAACGTCGCCGCGCTGCTTTGCAAGTTACAACGACG CGAGATGTCGAGCCACCGCGCGGCCGAGCGCGCCGCCCTGCAAGAGGCCCTGCGCGCCGAGGGCGCCGCCGCGGGCCTGCTGGCGTGCGTGCGCGTGGGCGTGGCCTTCCACCACGCGGGGCTGGCGGCCGACGAGCGCGCCGTGCTCGAGCACGCCTTCAG GTCTGGCGTGATATCCGTCGTGTGCTGCACGTCGACGCTGGCGGCCGGCGTGAACCTGCCGGCGCGGCGCGTCATCGTGCGCGCGCCGCGCGTGGGCCGCGAGCTGCTGTCGCTGGGCGCCTACAAGCAGATGGTGGGCCGCGCCGGCCGCGCGGGCGTCTGCGAGGCTG GCGAGAGCATCATAATCTGCGGCGCCGGCGACTGGCCCGCGCTGCGCCGGGCGCTGGGCGCGGGGCTGGCGGGCGCGCGCAGCCGCCTGCGCCCGGCCGCGGGCTCGCTGCTGCTGAGCGCCGTGGCGCTGGGGCTGGCCGCCGCCCGCCACCAGCTGCGCGCGCTGCTCGGCGCCTCGCTGCTGGCCGTCGCGCCCGCCGACAG TGGTTTGGACTTGGACGAAGTATTCGACGAAACTATTCACGCGTTGCTGAAGAGCGGTGCTTTGGAAGTGGTCGACAAGGGCTCTGACGATGGCAACTTCTGCGTCTCCGTCAGTAAACTCGGCAGGGCGGCTATTAAAG GCTGCATGGAGCTGGACGTGGCCAAGCAGTTGCTGCTAGAGCTGGACGTGGCGGCGCGCAGCCTAGTGGTGATGGGCAGTTTACACCTGCTACACCTGGTGACGCCGCGCGACAGTGGCGTGCGCCCCGACTACCGCCACTACTATGCGCTG TACTGCGACTTGGACGAGGAGGGTATTCAGACGGCGAAGATTCTGGGCATCACGGAGATGAATGCCGTACGAATGATGACTGGGAAGCCGATAACg AATGTTCCGGAGAGTGTCCTGAGTAGATTCTATATTGCAATGATGCTGCGTGATCTGTGGAGACAAGTTCCCGTTCCGAAAGTTGCTGAGAA GTTCGGCCTCCCGCGCGGCACGGTGCAGGCGCAGCTGGCGGCGGCGGGCGGCTTCGCGGCCAGCGCCCAGCGGCTGTGCGAGGAGCTGGAGCCGCTGTGGCCCTTCCGCCTGCTGCTGGGCGAGCTGGCGCGCCGCCTGCGCCACTGCGCCGCGCCCGACCTGGAGCCGCTCATGGAGCTGCCGGCCGTCAAGAGG GCGCGGGCGTTACAGCTCGTCCGAGCGGGCTACAAGCGGATCGAAGACATCGCCA
- the LOC120624043 gene encoding helicase POLQ-like isoform X2 — protein MNSCKENMHDSQSTPKRRSRENLGLGKVSRASKLPKLKVRDAYLVNSTPISSCETFSMVEKCESPCLPCNQVEYKMCDSTSNSSICSDIPGSPGVLESGFLNNLENWESFVGSKHNNSGNTKVEIEDNSINMDDIFHSKLEQDLIKNHLDRTLLTSRCEKVFRDEIEESFDMINQSICHINNENRSSLFETKDSFLLDIRESGIEAMQKVANTNDLLKPQLNQEFLKPNTFYGLPNIVKGLFKTYRNIEKFYDWQEECLNLDAIRERRNLIYALPTSGGKTLVAEVLMLREVLNRKQNALFILPFVAIVQEKIWSLAPFALQLDFLVEEYAAGKGHIPPKKRRKKNSIYIATIEKGLALIRSLVELGRLNELGLIVVDELHLIGEAGRGSTLETLLTTVIFANQGIQIVGMSATIGNLPDIARFLNADVYEKQFRPVELTEYVKLGDMLHRIVWDGGAMEIFPERQLAFDYSAAGATLDPDYLGGLVSEVVPQASCLVFCPTKRNCENVAALLCKLQRREMSSHRAAERAALQEALRAEGAAAGLLACVRVGVAFHHAGLAADERAVLEHAFRSGVISVVCCTSTLAAGVNLPARRVIVRAPRVGRELLSLGAYKQMVGRAGRAGVCEAGESIIICGAGDWPALRRALGAGLAGARSRLRPAAGSLLLSAVALGLAAARHQLRALLGASLLAVAPADSGLDLDEVFDETIHALLKSGALEVVDKGSDDGNFCVSVSKLGRAAIKGCMELDVAKQLLLELDVAARSLVVMGSLHLLHLVTPRDSGVRPDYRHYYALYCDLDEEGIQTAKILGITEMNAVRMMTGKPITNVPESVLSRFYIAMMLRDLWRQVPVPKVAEKRGRYSSSERATSGSKTSPRRPSTSWPTTWRICPALRQTTSLAPPG, from the exons ATGAATTCCTGCAAAGAAAATATGCACGACAGTCAGTCAACACCGAAACGTCGTAGTCGTGAAAATCTTGGTTTAGGAAAAGTTTCAAGAGCATCCAAACTTCCAAAACTGAAAGTTAGAGATGCTTACCTTGTGAATAGTACGCCAATAAGTTCCTGTGAAACTTTTTCGATGGTAGAAAAATGTGAATCGCCATGTTTACCGTGCAACCAAGTCGAGTATAAAATGTGCGATTCCACGAGCAACAGTTCCATATGCAGCGACATACCGGGTTCGCCAGGCGTCTTGGAGTCCGGCTTTCTTAATAATCTTGAGAACTGGGAATCATTTGTAGGCAGTAAGCATAACAATAGTGGTAACACAAAGGTCGAAATCGAAGACAACTCAATAAATATGGACGACATATTCCATTCGAAATTAGAACAAGATTTAATCAAAAATCATTTAGATAGAACATTATTAACTTCTAGATGTGAAAAAGTATTTAGAGATGAAATTGAAGAGAGCTTTGATATGATAAATCAATCAATATGTCATATAAATAACGAGAATAGAAGTTCTTTATTTGAGACAAAAGATTCATTTTTGCTTGATATAAGGGAAAGTGGTATTGAAGCTATGCAAAAAGTCGCAAATACAAATGATTTGCTGAAACCACAGTTAAATCAAGAATTCTTAAAACCAAATACTTTTTATGGGCTTCCAAATATAGTGAAAGGATTGTTTAAAACTTATAGGAATATTGAAAAGTTTTATG ACTGGCAGGAGGAGTGCCTTAATTTAGATGCAATAAGAGAGAGACGCAACCTCATCTATGCTCTGCCTACGAGTGGAGGCAAGACCTTGGTGGCAGAAGTGCTCATGTTACGAGAGGTGCTCAACAGGAAGCAAAATGCACTGTTCATTTTACCATTTGTTGCTATTGTACAAGAAAAA ATATGGTCATTAGCACCATTTGCTCTGCAACTAGATTTCCTGGTAGAGGAGTATGCAGCAGGCAAAGGACACATACCTCCAAAGAAGAGGCGCAAAAAGAACAGCATTTATATTGCTACCATTGAGAAAGGTCTAGCCTTGATCAGGAGTCTGGTTGAGCTGGGTAGATTGAATGAACTAGGACTGATTGTG gtAGATGAGCTACATCTAATAGGGGAGGCTGGGCGAGGCAGCACACTTGAAACATTACTGACCACTGTCATATTCGCTAATC AGGGCATACAAATAGTAGGCATGAGCGCCACAATAGGCAACCTCCCCGACATCGCGCGGTTCCTGAACGCCGACGTGTACGAGAAGCAGTTCCGGCCGGTGGAGCTGACCGAGTACGTCAAGCTCGGTGACATGCTGCATCGCATCGTGTGGGACGGCGGGGCCATGGAGATATTTCCTGAAAGGCAGCTGGCTTTTGAC TACTCAGCAGCGGGCGCCACCCTAGACCCGGACTATCTGGGCGGCCTTGTGTCGGAGGTGGTACCACAAGCGTCCTGCCTCGTGTTCTGCCCGACCAAACGTAACTGTGAAAACGTCGCCGCGCTGCTTTGCAAGTTACAACGACG CGAGATGTCGAGCCACCGCGCGGCCGAGCGCGCCGCCCTGCAAGAGGCCCTGCGCGCCGAGGGCGCCGCCGCGGGCCTGCTGGCGTGCGTGCGCGTGGGCGTGGCCTTCCACCACGCGGGGCTGGCGGCCGACGAGCGCGCCGTGCTCGAGCACGCCTTCAG GTCTGGCGTGATATCCGTCGTGTGCTGCACGTCGACGCTGGCGGCCGGCGTGAACCTGCCGGCGCGGCGCGTCATCGTGCGCGCGCCGCGCGTGGGCCGCGAGCTGCTGTCGCTGGGCGCCTACAAGCAGATGGTGGGCCGCGCCGGCCGCGCGGGCGTCTGCGAGGCTG GCGAGAGCATCATAATCTGCGGCGCCGGCGACTGGCCCGCGCTGCGCCGGGCGCTGGGCGCGGGGCTGGCGGGCGCGCGCAGCCGCCTGCGCCCGGCCGCGGGCTCGCTGCTGCTGAGCGCCGTGGCGCTGGGGCTGGCCGCCGCCCGCCACCAGCTGCGCGCGCTGCTCGGCGCCTCGCTGCTGGCCGTCGCGCCCGCCGACAG TGGTTTGGACTTGGACGAAGTATTCGACGAAACTATTCACGCGTTGCTGAAGAGCGGTGCTTTGGAAGTGGTCGACAAGGGCTCTGACGATGGCAACTTCTGCGTCTCCGTCAGTAAACTCGGCAGGGCGGCTATTAAAG GCTGCATGGAGCTGGACGTGGCCAAGCAGTTGCTGCTAGAGCTGGACGTGGCGGCGCGCAGCCTAGTGGTGATGGGCAGTTTACACCTGCTACACCTGGTGACGCCGCGCGACAGTGGCGTGCGCCCCGACTACCGCCACTACTATGCGCTG TACTGCGACTTGGACGAGGAGGGTATTCAGACGGCGAAGATTCTGGGCATCACGGAGATGAATGCCGTACGAATGATGACTGGGAAGCCGATAACg AATGTTCCGGAGAGTGTCCTGAGTAGATTCTATATTGCAATGATGCTGCGTGATCTGTGGAGACAAGTTCCCGTTCCGAAAGTTGCTGAGAA GCGCGGGCGTTACAGCTCGTCCGAGCGGGCTACAAGCGGATCGAAGACATCGCCA